Part of the Streptomyces sp. NBC_01353 genome, CCTCCGGGTGTCGTCGGCGAGCTGTACGTCTCCGGACGCGGCCTCGCCCGCGGCTACCTCGGCAAGACCGCGCTGACCTCCGAGCGGTTCGTCGCCGACCCGTACGGCCCGCCCGGCAGCCGGATGTACCGCACCGGTGACCGCGCCCGCTGGCGCGCGGACGGCAACCTCGACTTCCTCGGGCGTGTCGACACCCAGGTGAAGGTCCGCGGCTTCCGCATCGAGCTGGGCGAGATCGAGGCGGCCCTCGCCGGCCACCCGGCGGTCGCCCAGGCCGCCGTGCTGCCGGACCGCGACGGCGACATCGTCCGCCTCGTCGGCTACGCCGTCCCCGAGGCGGGGGAGTCCGTGGAGCTGGACCCGCAGGAGCTGCGCGCCCATGTGGCCGGTCGGCTGCCCGAGTACATGGTCCCGGCGCTCGTCGTGCCGCTGGACGGCCCGCTGCCGCTGACCCCCAACGGCAAGCTGGACCGCAAGGCCCTGCCAGTGCCGGACTGGGCCGCGATGACCGGCGACACGCTGCCGGCCAACGAGACGCAGGCCAGGCTCGCCGCGCTGTTCGGCGAGATCCTCAAGCTGGAGAAGGTCGGCATCCACGACAACTTCTTCGCGCTCGGCGGCCACTCCATGGCGTCGATGCGGCTCCTGGGCCGGATCCGTGCCGAGTTCGGCGTCGAGCTGAGCATCCGGGACGTCTTCGACGCGCTGACCGTCGCCGGGATCGAGGGCAAGCTCAAGGGCGCGTCCACGGCCCGCCCGGCGCTGCGCCCGGCGGAGGACCGTCAGGAGCCGCTCCTCGCCGCCCCCGTCCAGCGCTGGCAGTGGGACGCGTACGGCCGTACCCCCCGCTTCGACCACGCGCTCGTGCTGCGCTCGCCCGGCGGTCTGGACGCGGACGCCCTGTCCGCGGCCCTCGCCGACGTGGCGGGCCGTCACGAGCCCCTGCGGACGGCGTTCACGGACCAGGACGGCGCGCTGCACCACCGGGCCGTCCAGCCCCCGGCGCTCATCCTGGAGGAGTGCGCGGACCTGAAGGCGCGGCTGACCGAGCTGGCGGCCGGGGCGCCGGAGCCCGAGCGTGCGGCTCCGTTCGCGGCTCGTCTCCTGACGGTGGCCACGGGAGAGCAGGCGCTGCTGCTGACCATGCACTACCTGACGGTGGACGAATGGTCGGTGGTCCCCCTCTTCCGTGACCTGACGGCGGCGTACGCGGCGCGTACGGAGGGCAGGGCGCCCGAGTGGCAGCCGCTGCCGATCTCGTACGCGGACTACGCCCTCTGGGCCCGGGAGGTTTTGGGCGACCTGGACGACCCGGACAGCCGGGGCGGCCGACAGCTCGCCTACTGGCGCGAGACGTTGAAGGACGTACCGGCAGAGCTGGCCCTCCCGGCGGACGGGCCGCGCTCGTCCTCACCCGGCGCGGACCATGTGGGCTTCGTCCTGGACGAGCGGCTGCACGCGGCCGTGGACGACCTGGCCCGGGCGACCGGCACCAGCATGTTCATGGTGCTGCACTCCGCCCTGGCGGCGCTGCTCACCGCCCACGGCGCGGGCACGGACCTGCCCATCGGCACGATGGTCGCCGGCCGCACCGACGACCAACTGGCCGACCTCGTGGGCTGCTTCTTCAACACGGTCGTGCTGCGCACCGACACCGCCGGCGACCCGACCTTCGCGGAGCTGCTGACCCGCGTACGGGAGACCACGCTCGGAGCGCTCGACCGGCAGGAAGTCCCGTTCGAGGAGGTCGTCCGGGCGACCGGACTGCCTCAGGAGGGCCCGCAGGTCATGGTGATCCACCATGAACAGGCGGACCTGGAGCAGCTGGAGGGCGGTGTCGGTGCCCTCGACGCCGTACCGACCGGCTCGACCAGGGCGCAGCTGACCCTCAGCTTCTACGAGCCGCGGGGTGACGGGCCGGTCCACTGCGGCCTGGTCCACGCGACCGACCTGCTCGGCACCGCCAAGGCACGCCGTCTCGCCGACGAACTCCAGACCCTGCTGCGCACCGCGGCAGCCGATCCCCGACAGCCGCTGTCGGAGCTGTTCACCGTAACGTCCCTGAGGAGTGACCACGCATGACCACCAACCCGTTCGAGGACCCGCAGGGCCGCTTCCTGGTGCTCGTCAACGACGAGAACCAGCACTCGCTGTGGCCCTCCTTCGCGGAGGTGCCGGCCGGTTGGCGGACCGTGTTCGGTGAGGACACCCGCGACGCCTGCACCGCGTACGTCGAGACCCACTGGACCGACCTCCGCCCGGCGAGCCTCGTGGCCCAGCAGGGCTGACCGGGAACCGAGCGACACACAGACCGCCGCCCTCGGGGAGAGTCGCTCCCCGAGGGCGGCGGTCTCGTGCGTCCACGTGCAGGCGAGCGTCAGGGGAGCTCGGGTCGCCCGCCTGCGGGGGCCGGTACGCGGTCGGAACGAAGCCGCCCGCAGGGAAACTTCCCCGCGGGCGGCTGTCTCGTGTCGGCGGTCTGCGCGCCCCGCCGTCACCCCTTGGCAGCTCCCTGCTCCGCCGACTCCTGCCGGCTGTTCGACCAGGCGGCCCAGAGGGATGCGTAACGGCCGCCGGCCGCCACCAGCTCCTCGTGGGTGCCGGTCTCGACCACCTGGCCGTTGTCCAGGACGACCACGCGGTCCGCGGTGGCCGCCTGAGGGAGCCGATGGGCCACCACCAGGCCCGTACGGCCCTCCAGCGCCTGCAGTGCGGCGGTCTCCAGCACCCGGGCGCCCGCGCTGCCCGCGTCGGCGGTGGCCTCGTCGAGGATGGCGATCGGCGGGTCGGTGAGCACGAGACGGGCCAGGGCCAGATGCTGGGCCTGGCTCACCGTGAGCTGGTGCCCGCCCTCGCCCACGACGGTGGCGAGGCCGTCGGGGAGCGCTTCGGCCCACTCCAGGGCCCCGACCCGGTCCAGTGCCGCACGCAGATCCTCGTCGGTGGCCTCAGCCCGTGCCAGCCGCAGGTCCTCGGCGAGCGGGCCGGCGAACACATGGACCTCCTGGCTGATCAGCGTCACCGCACGCCGTACGCCCTCGGGACCCAGCTCCCGCGTGTCCACCCCGCCCAGCGAGATCGACCCGCCGTCCGGCTCGTGGACGCCGGCCACGAGCTTGGCCAGGGTGGTCTTGCCCGCCCCGCTCGCGCCCACGAGCGCGACGCGCTCTCCGCTGCGCACCTCCAGGTCGACGTCGCGGAGCACCACATGTCCGGGGACGTAGGAGTGGCTGAGGGCGCTGACCTTGACCGAGCCGTCCACCGGCGTGCCGGGCCGCTGCGGCGCGCTCTCCGCCGGGAGGTTCGACACCCCGACGAGGCGGGCGAAGCTGGCGCCTGCGGACTGCGCGTCGTCGAGAAGGAACAGCGCGGCGTTGACCGGGTTGAAGAGGCTGTGGAAGTACAGCGCGGCGGCCGTGGCCGTACCGATGCTCACCGAGCGGTTGTCCACGAGCATGAATCCGGTGCCCAGGACCGCCGCCAGTCCGATGAACTCCGCGAGGTTCAGCCGCGAGAAGAACCCGGTGACGATGTGGATGCCGCGCAGCGCGAGGTCGCGCGCGGCCCGCGACCGCTCGTCGAGGAGGCCGGTGTGGCTGTCGCTCAGCCGGAAGGCGCGCACGGTCCGCACCCCGCCGACACTGTCGAGCAGCTGGTGCTGCAACGCACCGGTGGCGACGCGGTGTTCCGCGTAGACGGGCGCGGCGCGGCGCAGGTACCAGCGTACGGAGAGCACCTGCACCGGCATGGCGAGCAGTGCGGCCGGCAGGAACCGCCAGTCGAGCACGGCGAGGCCGACGAGGGTCAGGACGATGGTGAGGGCGGAGCGGGAGAACTCGGGCAGCGCCTGGCGCACCGACTTCGCGATCACGGAGACGTCGCTGGTGACGCGGGAGACC contains:
- a CDS encoding ABC transporter ATP-binding protein, whose amino-acid sequence is MTAPGTERALLPTATGAESLATLRTMLRGHGVLAVVAFTVLVAGTGIGLLTAPLLGHIVDLVVEKQGAQALTVPLVLLIVVALTRGAATALGSALVARLGETVLATLRERFIERALRLPLERVEAAGSGDLVSRVTSDVSVIAKSVRQALPEFSRSALTIVLTLVGLAVLDWRFLPAALLAMPVQVLSVRWYLRRAAPVYAEHRVATGALQHQLLDSVGGVRTVRAFRLSDSHTGLLDERSRAARDLALRGIHIVTGFFSRLNLAEFIGLAAVLGTGFMLVDNRSVSIGTATAAALYFHSLFNPVNAALFLLDDAQSAGASFARLVGVSNLPAESAPQRPGTPVDGSVKVSALSHSYVPGHVVLRDVDLEVRSGERVALVGASGAGKTTLAKLVAGVHEPDGGSISLGGVDTRELGPEGVRRAVTLISQEVHVFAGPLAEDLRLARAEATDEDLRAALDRVGALEWAEALPDGLATVVGEGGHQLTVSQAQHLALARLVLTDPPIAILDEATADAGSAGARVLETAALQALEGRTGLVVAHRLPQAATADRVVVLDNGQVVETGTHEELVAAGGRYASLWAAWSNSRQESAEQGAAKG
- a CDS encoding MbtH family protein encodes the protein MTTNPFEDPQGRFLVLVNDENQHSLWPSFAEVPAGWRTVFGEDTRDACTAYVETHWTDLRPASLVAQQG